One segment of Paenibacillus rhizovicinus DNA contains the following:
- a CDS encoding acetate/propionate family kinase: MIILVMNAGSSSLKYQLYNMEEESVLATGRVERIGMDASILVHEPAGKQEVNEVSEILDHVTAVRKLIEILTHKEYGVLASIKEINAVGHRVVHGGESFKQSTLVTDDVKKEIRRLFDLAPLHNPPAMMGIAAVEYNLPEVPQVVVFDTAFHQSMPQESFLYPIPMVLYRRHKIRRYGFHGTSHDYVSKQAAITLGKPLESLKLVTCHIGNGASCAAIMNGKSFDTSMGLTPLEGLMMGTRSGDLDPAIVPFTMNKEELTLNEVNSMLNKHSGLQAISGIGSDMREIVEAMDAGDKQAKLAFDMYTYRLRKYIGAYAAGMNGLDAIVFTAGVGENSVAVRKAVCENLTFFGIELDEARNEVRSKEARFISTDDSRVKALVVPTNEELLIARDTYQLVQEER, from the coding sequence ATGATTATACTCGTTATGAACGCAGGCAGCTCTTCGCTGAAATACCAGCTGTACAACATGGAAGAAGAGTCCGTGCTCGCTACCGGCCGCGTGGAACGAATCGGCATGGACGCTTCGATACTCGTGCATGAACCCGCAGGGAAGCAGGAAGTGAACGAGGTCAGCGAAATATTGGATCATGTCACGGCGGTCCGCAAGCTGATCGAAATTTTGACGCATAAAGAATACGGCGTGCTGGCATCGATCAAGGAAATCAACGCGGTCGGCCATCGGGTCGTTCACGGAGGCGAAAGCTTCAAGCAATCGACCTTGGTTACCGACGACGTGAAGAAGGAAATCCGCCGGCTGTTCGACTTGGCGCCGCTTCATAATCCGCCGGCGATGATGGGCATTGCGGCTGTCGAATACAATCTGCCCGAAGTGCCGCAGGTCGTCGTGTTCGATACGGCGTTCCATCAATCGATGCCGCAGGAGTCCTTCCTGTATCCCATTCCTATGGTGTTGTATCGCCGCCACAAAATCAGACGGTACGGCTTTCACGGCACGTCGCACGACTATGTGAGCAAGCAGGCGGCGATTACGCTCGGCAAGCCGCTGGAATCGCTCAAATTGGTGACCTGCCATATCGGCAACGGCGCGAGCTGCGCGGCGATCATGAACGGAAAGTCGTTCGATACCAGCATGGGATTGACGCCGCTCGAAGGCTTGATGATGGGTACGCGCAGCGGGGACTTGGATCCGGCGATCGTGCCGTTCACGATGAACAAGGAAGAGCTGACCCTGAACGAGGTCAACTCCATGCTGAACAAGCACAGCGGGCTGCAGGCGATCAGCGGCATCGGCAGCGACATGCGCGAAATCGTCGAGGCGATGGACGCGGGCGACAAGCAGGCGAAGCTGGCGTTCGACATGTATACGTACCGGCTGCGCAAGTACATCGGCGCCTATGCGGCAGGCATGAACGGGCTGGATGCGATCGTATTCACGGCTGGCGTCGGCGAGAATTCCGTCGCGGTACGGAAGGCCGTATGCGAGAATCTCACTTTCTTCGGCATCGAGCTGGATGAAGCGCGCAACGAGGTACGCTCCAAGGAAGCACGGTTTATCTCGACCGACGATTCCCGCGTCAAGGCGCTGGTCGTGCCGACGAACGAAGAGCTGCTTATTGCCCGCGACACGTATCAATTGGTGCAAGAAGAGCGATAA
- a CDS encoding MBL fold metallo-hydrolase, whose translation MIIHNGIAMLALSANVMGKTTVIHPTLLWDGDRVVLVDTGFPGQLPLIQAAMDEAGIPLDTLTDLMLTHQDIDHIGCLPALLERIKPSPVVWASEIEQPYIQGDKLLLKVTPEAVDKAVAALPKDVPDEMRRAFRHALLNPPKGQVDRLIGGGHNDLPIDGLTVLDTPGHTPGHVSLYHAASKTLIAGDALVVHEDKLQLADASINIDNAQALRSLKPLIQLDIAGVICYHGGYFKGDVRSRILELLEQGTEN comes from the coding sequence ATGATCATTCACAACGGCATCGCCATGCTGGCACTCAGCGCCAACGTCATGGGCAAAACGACCGTCATTCATCCGACGCTGCTGTGGGACGGCGACCGCGTCGTGCTCGTCGATACGGGCTTCCCCGGTCAGCTCCCCCTTATTCAAGCAGCGATGGACGAAGCGGGCATTCCGCTCGATACGTTGACCGATCTGATGCTGACGCATCAGGATATCGACCACATCGGCTGCCTGCCCGCATTGCTGGAACGAATTAAACCTAGCCCGGTCGTATGGGCCTCGGAAATCGAACAGCCGTATATCCAAGGCGACAAGCTGCTGCTCAAAGTAACGCCGGAAGCCGTCGACAAAGCGGTTGCCGCGCTCCCGAAAGACGTGCCGGACGAAATGCGCCGCGCTTTCCGGCATGCCTTGTTGAACCCGCCAAAAGGCCAAGTCGATCGCCTCATCGGCGGCGGCCATAACGACTTGCCGATCGATGGCCTCACCGTCCTTGATACGCCGGGTCATACGCCTGGTCATGTGAGTCTTTATCACGCAGCAAGCAAAACGCTCATCGCCGGCGACGCGCTCGTCGTCCATGAGGACAAGCTGCAGCTGGCGGACGCGAGCATCAATATCGATAACGCGCAGGCGCTACGTTCATTGAAACCGCTGATCCAGCTGGATATTGCAGGTGTCATCTGTTATCACGGCGGCTATTTCAAGGGCGATGTGCGGTCGCGAATCCTTGAGCTGCTCGAACAAGGTACCGAGAACTAG
- a CDS encoding AAA family ATPase, which produces MRKYGKEILIGFVPVLILFLQFAVSVNVIPFVLLAVIVGGLIYMARSRGHLATVGGERKGKPRPLQPLSFEEIGGQDRAKQELIEALDFLVHVDQISKFGIRPLKGILLTGPPGTGKTLLAKAAANYTDSIYLGASGSEFVEMYVGVGASRIRDLFKEGRQKAAKQGKSSVVIFIDEIDVIGGKRDGGQQREYDQTLNQLLTELDGIHTTDSPRILLIGATNRKEMLDGALLRPGRFDRHIAVDLPDKKGREHILNLHARNKPIAAGEVSLEKIAEESFGFSGAQLESVMNEAAIYAMREDGDTISQRHLSMAIDKVMMGERTDREATNEERERVALHELGHAIAAELVRPGSVSQVALLPRGGALGYVRHNPQQDKYLYTKQFLDSQIMIALGGAAAEEMFYGERSTGSRGDFEQAMNIVRSMVEAGLTELGIIDGSMMTPDKWAAVNADILNGLMNRTKLMLEENRSVFLSALDALIREETLSGDRFRTLLHELTASQSEAVAQ; this is translated from the coding sequence ATGCGTAAATACGGGAAAGAGATTCTGATCGGCTTCGTGCCGGTCTTGATTTTATTTCTGCAGTTTGCCGTGAGCGTTAACGTGATTCCGTTCGTGCTGCTGGCTGTTATCGTCGGCGGGCTGATCTATATGGCAAGATCCCGCGGTCACTTGGCGACGGTAGGCGGCGAGCGCAAAGGCAAGCCGCGTCCGCTGCAGCCACTGTCTTTCGAGGAAATCGGCGGTCAGGACAGAGCGAAGCAGGAGCTGATCGAGGCGTTGGACTTTCTCGTCCATGTCGATCAAATCTCGAAATTCGGCATTCGGCCGTTGAAAGGGATTCTGCTTACCGGACCTCCGGGAACGGGGAAAACGCTGCTGGCGAAAGCCGCAGCCAACTATACGGATTCGATTTATCTCGGCGCGTCCGGTTCGGAGTTCGTTGAAATGTACGTCGGCGTCGGCGCAAGCCGGATCCGCGATCTGTTCAAAGAAGGTCGTCAAAAGGCCGCTAAGCAAGGCAAGAGCAGCGTTGTCATCTTCATTGATGAGATTGACGTCATCGGCGGTAAACGCGACGGCGGCCAGCAGCGCGAATACGATCAAACCCTTAACCAGCTGCTGACGGAGCTGGACGGCATTCATACGACGGATTCCCCGCGCATTCTGCTAATCGGCGCGACCAATCGCAAAGAGATGCTCGACGGCGCGCTGCTTCGTCCCGGCCGGTTCGACCGTCACATTGCCGTCGATTTGCCGGATAAGAAAGGCCGCGAGCACATCTTGAATTTGCATGCGCGCAACAAGCCGATTGCCGCAGGGGAAGTCAGCCTGGAGAAAATCGCGGAAGAATCGTTCGGTTTCTCCGGCGCGCAGCTGGAGAGCGTGATGAACGAAGCGGCCATCTACGCGATGCGCGAAGACGGCGACACGATCAGCCAGCGTCACTTATCGATGGCGATCGATAAAGTCATGATGGGCGAGCGGACCGACCGCGAAGCGACGAACGAGGAACGCGAGCGCGTAGCGCTGCATGAACTGGGCCATGCGATCGCCGCGGAGCTCGTTCGTCCAGGCAGCGTATCCCAAGTTGCCTTGCTGCCGCGCGGCGGGGCACTCGGTTACGTCCGGCATAATCCGCAGCAGGATAAATATCTGTATACGAAACAGTTTCTGGACAGCCAGATCATGATCGCGCTGGGCGGCGCCGCAGCGGAAGAAATGTTCTACGGCGAGCGCAGCACGGGCTCGCGAGGCGATTTCGAGCAGGCGATGAACATCGTCCGTTCCATGGTGGAAGCCGGTCTGACGGAGCTCGGCATCATCGATGGTTCCATGATGACGCCGGACAAGTGGGCGGCCGTGAACGCCGACATCCTTAACGGGCTGATGAATCGCACCAAGCTGATGCTCGAAGAGAACCGCAGCGTATTCTTGTCGGCGCTCGACGCGTTGATCCGCGAAGAAACATTGAGCGGAGACCGGTTCCGTACGCTGCTGCATGAACTGACGGCTAGCCAGAGCGAAGCGGTCGCGCAATAG
- a CDS encoding 3-hydroxyacyl-CoA dehydrogenase family protein, whose amino-acid sequence MTGVRKVGVVGAGTMGQSICEMLASNGLDVYLAEQNNERLAHAISMIEQSLDKQMERWAVTAAEKKLVLNRIHPKSSMNELQSCELVIETITEDLDSKLAVFKELDNVCLPDVILASNTSTLSLTELASVTSNPGRVIGMHFVYPVNKTDLVEIVRGLKTSDAVFERTKQFVESTIHKKGVMVFESPGFVTTRLICLFINEALHVLEEGVASADDIDSAMRTGYAFQHGPFEMADRFGLDSVLAALERMFREYGELKYRPSFILKKMVRGGQLGVKSGHGFFEYDKDGGRI is encoded by the coding sequence TTGACGGGAGTACGAAAAGTAGGCGTCGTCGGCGCCGGAACGATGGGACAGAGCATTTGCGAAATGCTTGCTTCCAACGGACTTGATGTCTATCTGGCAGAGCAGAACAATGAACGGCTTGCTCATGCCATTAGCATGATCGAACAAAGTTTAGACAAGCAAATGGAACGGTGGGCGGTGACGGCGGCGGAGAAGAAGCTCGTCTTGAACCGCATCCATCCCAAATCATCCATGAACGAGCTGCAATCCTGCGAGCTTGTCATTGAAACGATAACAGAGGACTTGGACAGCAAGCTGGCGGTTTTCAAGGAACTGGACAACGTCTGCCTGCCTGATGTCATCCTCGCGAGCAATACGTCTACGCTCAGTTTGACGGAACTGGCAAGCGTAACGTCCAATCCGGGCCGGGTGATCGGCATGCATTTCGTCTATCCGGTGAATAAGACGGATTTGGTCGAAATCGTGCGCGGGTTGAAAACAAGCGATGCCGTGTTCGAACGGACGAAGCAATTCGTGGAGTCGACCATACATAAGAAAGGCGTCATGGTGTTCGAATCGCCCGGATTCGTAACGACGCGTCTCATCTGCCTGTTCATCAACGAGGCGCTTCACGTCTTGGAAGAGGGCGTTGCTTCGGCGGACGATATCGACAGCGCGATGCGGACCGGATACGCCTTCCAGCATGGGCCGTTCGAAATGGCGGACCGGTTCGGGCTCGATTCCGTGCTGGCCGCGCTGGAACGCATGTTCCGGGAATACGGGGAACTGAAGTACAGACCTTCGTTCATTCTGAAGAAAATGGTACGCGGCGGCCAGCTGGGCGTGAAGAGCGGTCATGGCTTTTTCGAGTATGACAAGGACGGTGGCCGAATATGA
- a CDS encoding ribonuclease J, giving the protein MSPKKDRLSIAALGGVHEIGKNMYIVQYNDDLIVIDCGSKFPDETLPGIDVIIPDISYLLENQGLIRGLIVTHGHEDHIGAIPYVIKQLNMPIYATRLTLGLIRAKLKEHGLLGSTKLHEIDSNSTLVLGAIPIRFFSTNHSIPDCLGIAFHTPQGVVVHTGDFKFDLTPVNAQYADIHKMAEIGKNGVLALLSESTNAERPGFTPSERIVGEHIEEAFKKAEGKIFLATFASNVHRVQQVIDAAEKTDRKLILLGRSMINVVEIASSLGYLRMPHGMLLEPDDCNRYAPHELVILCTGSQGEPMAALARLASGTHRQIYVAPGDTVILASSPIPGNERNVGRIVDNLFERKAKVIYGSGTVTGMHVSGHASQEELKLMLTLMKPKYFIPIHGEYRMLHQHRQLAEAVGVEPSRIFIVNNGDVVDIIGSTARQERKIQNGNTLVDGLGIGDVGQIVLRDRKVLSEDGILILVVSIAKSDGKVISGPDVISRGFVYVRESEGLMEEVQRIALTTITRLQEANTTQMNEYKQTLKDTIGKFLFTHTKRRPMIIPIMIQI; this is encoded by the coding sequence ATGAGTCCGAAAAAAGACAGACTGTCCATCGCCGCGCTCGGCGGCGTGCACGAAATCGGTAAAAACATGTACATTGTCCAATATAATGACGACCTCATCGTCATCGACTGCGGGTCCAAGTTTCCGGATGAAACCTTGCCCGGCATCGACGTCATTATTCCGGACATCTCCTACTTGCTGGAGAACCAAGGCCTTATTCGAGGCTTGATCGTCACGCACGGGCATGAGGACCACATCGGCGCGATTCCCTACGTGATCAAGCAGTTGAATATGCCGATCTACGCCACCCGCCTGACTTTGGGATTGATTCGAGCCAAGCTGAAGGAGCATGGTTTGCTCGGCAGCACGAAATTGCATGAAATCGACTCGAATTCCACGCTGGTGCTCGGCGCGATTCCAATCCGTTTCTTCAGTACGAACCACAGCATCCCGGACTGTCTCGGCATCGCCTTCCATACGCCGCAAGGCGTCGTCGTACATACGGGAGATTTCAAGTTCGATTTAACGCCTGTCAACGCGCAGTATGCCGATATTCACAAGATGGCCGAAATCGGGAAGAACGGCGTGCTGGCGTTGTTATCGGAGAGCACCAACGCAGAGCGGCCGGGTTTCACGCCGTCCGAACGCATCGTCGGCGAACATATTGAAGAAGCGTTCAAGAAGGCCGAAGGTAAAATCTTCTTGGCCACGTTCGCCTCCAATGTCCACCGCGTTCAACAGGTGATCGATGCCGCGGAGAAGACGGACCGCAAGCTGATCCTTCTAGGCCGAAGCATGATTAACGTCGTGGAGATCGCCTCGTCGCTCGGGTACTTGCGGATGCCCCACGGCATGCTCCTGGAACCGGACGATTGCAATCGCTATGCCCCGCACGAGCTGGTCATTCTCTGCACGGGCAGCCAGGGCGAGCCTATGGCGGCGTTGGCCCGGTTAGCCAGCGGTACCCACAGGCAAATATACGTCGCGCCGGGTGATACGGTCATTCTGGCGTCATCCCCCATTCCGGGCAACGAACGGAACGTCGGGCGAATCGTGGACAATCTGTTCGAACGCAAGGCGAAGGTCATCTACGGTTCCGGAACGGTGACGGGCATGCATGTCTCCGGTCATGCCAGCCAAGAAGAGCTTAAGCTGATGCTGACCTTGATGAAGCCCAAATACTTCATTCCCATTCACGGTGAATATCGCATGCTCCACCAGCATCGGCAGCTGGCGGAGGCGGTCGGGGTCGAGCCAAGTCGGATTTTCATCGTCAATAACGGCGATGTCGTCGATATCATCGGCTCTACAGCCCGACAGGAGCGCAAAATTCAGAATGGAAACACGCTCGTTGACGGGCTTGGAATCGGAGACGTCGGGCAAATCGTGCTGCGTGACCGTAAAGTGCTGTCCGAAGACGGCATCCTGATACTCGTCGTCTCCATTGCCAAGTCGGACGGCAAAGTCATCTCCGGTCCCGACGTCATCTCCCGCGGTTTCGTCTATGTCCGGGAATCCGAAGGTCTCATGGAGGAAGTACAGCGGATTGCCCTAACGACGATCACGCGCCTGCAAGAGGCGAATACGACCCAAATGAACGAATATAAACAAACGTTGAAAGACACCATCGGCAAATTCTTGTTTACGCATACCAAAAGAAGGCCGATGATCATTCCGATCATGATTCAGATTTGA
- a CDS encoding Fur family transcriptional regulator — translation MADSHHHDSVKQMIGVMSANGWRITEQRREMAEIFARSEGYMSPKDVYDQMTVAYPGVSFDTVYRNLRLLSEMGALEQFYFMDGGLKFRASCLDHHHHHLICINCEKTLTFEYCPMEQKLDLPGNFKIMNHRFEVFGVCEACQKE, via the coding sequence ATGGCTGATTCACACCACCATGATTCCGTAAAGCAAATGATCGGGGTCATGTCGGCAAACGGGTGGCGGATTACGGAGCAGCGCCGGGAGATGGCGGAAATCTTCGCGCGTTCGGAAGGGTATATGTCCCCGAAGGACGTGTATGATCAAATGACGGTTGCGTACCCCGGCGTCAGCTTTGACACGGTATACCGGAATTTGCGGCTGTTGAGCGAGATGGGCGCGCTTGAACAATTTTATTTCATGGACGGCGGCTTGAAGTTTCGTGCCAGCTGCCTCGACCATCACCACCACCATCTGATTTGCATCAATTGCGAGAAGACGCTGACGTTTGAATACTGCCCGATGGAGCAGAAGCTGGACTTGCCCGGCAACTTCAAAATCATGAACCACCGGTTTGAAGTGTTCGGCGTCTGCGAGGCTTGCCAGAAGGAGTAG
- a CDS encoding DnaD domain-containing protein, with product MKNEMWKAYARGMAAAMNGGSVAVPAGLLRAYRGIGLSDTEMMLMLQLMQFRQVEGIDFPTPEQLADRLGILPKAAHGLLGRLMKEGLLAIDGEVDAVSGIGIERYNWTGFIIRSAEWLAEEAKRTLEQEREAQGGPSVTAAASADDTDWVRPADLFTAFEQEFGRPLSPMECETISAWVDQDRYPDELIRFALKEAVFAGKLHFRYIDRILIEWSRNRVTNTDEAKAHTQKFRSRG from the coding sequence GTGAAAAATGAAATGTGGAAAGCGTACGCGCGGGGGATGGCGGCTGCGATGAACGGCGGCAGCGTTGCCGTCCCGGCCGGTCTGCTGCGGGCTTACCGCGGCATCGGTTTATCGGATACGGAAATGATGCTGATGCTGCAGCTGATGCAGTTCCGGCAAGTCGAGGGGATCGATTTTCCGACGCCGGAGCAGCTGGCGGACCGGCTCGGCATTCTGCCGAAGGCGGCGCACGGCTTGCTCGGCCGCTTGATGAAGGAAGGACTGCTCGCCATCGACGGCGAAGTAGACGCCGTCAGCGGCATCGGCATCGAGCGCTACAATTGGACGGGCTTCATCATTCGCAGCGCCGAATGGCTGGCGGAAGAAGCCAAGCGTACGTTGGAGCAGGAGCGCGAAGCGCAGGGCGGGCCATCCGTGACGGCTGCCGCTTCGGCGGACGATACGGATTGGGTACGGCCGGCGGATCTGTTCACGGCGTTCGAGCAGGAGTTCGGACGCCCGCTCTCGCCGATGGAATGCGAGACGATCAGCGCCTGGGTCGATCAGGACCGCTATCCCGACGAATTGATCCGCTTCGCGCTCAAAGAAGCGGTGTTTGCCGGAAAGCTGCATTTCCGGTATATCGACCGCATCTTAATCGAATGGAGCCGCAATCGGGTAACGAATACCGACGAGGCCAAAGCGCATACGCAAAAGTTCAGGAGCCGGGGGTGA
- the asnS gene encoding asparagine--tRNA ligase, with protein sequence MRTLTTISQLKANVGQSVWIGCWLNGKRSSGKIQFLQLRDGTGYVQGVVVKSEVAETIWDAAKELTQESSLYVKGIVRDEPRSQSGYELTVEEIEIIQITQEYPITPKEHGVDYLMDRRHLWLRSPKQRAILVVRAEIIRSIQQFFDERDFTLVDPPILTPSSCEGTTNLFHTKYFDEDAYLTQSGQLYMEAAAMALGKVYSFGPTFRAEKSKTRRHLIEFWMIEPEMAFVDHEENLRVQEQFVSFVVQNVLANCRKELETIGRDISKLEAIQAPFPRITYDEAIAFLQEQGQEIQWGEDFGAPHETAIAEKYDRPVFITHYPASFKAFYMKPDPNRPEVVLCADMIAPEGYGEIIGGSQRIDDPELLAERFSEHELSTEAYQWYLDLRKYGTVPHSGFGLGLERTVAWICGLDHVRETIPFPRMLYRLYP encoded by the coding sequence ATGAGAACATTAACGACGATTAGTCAACTGAAAGCGAACGTCGGACAATCGGTGTGGATCGGCTGCTGGCTGAACGGCAAACGCTCCAGCGGTAAAATTCAATTCCTGCAGCTGCGCGACGGTACGGGTTACGTGCAAGGCGTAGTTGTAAAGAGCGAAGTCGCGGAAACGATCTGGGACGCCGCCAAGGAACTGACGCAGGAGAGCTCGCTCTACGTGAAGGGCATCGTGCGCGATGAGCCGCGCAGCCAATCCGGCTACGAGCTTACCGTCGAAGAGATCGAGATTATTCAAATCACGCAGGAGTATCCGATCACGCCGAAGGAGCATGGCGTCGATTACTTGATGGACCGCCGCCATCTGTGGCTTCGTTCGCCGAAGCAGCGGGCCATCCTAGTCGTGCGGGCGGAAATCATCCGTTCGATCCAGCAATTCTTCGACGAGCGCGACTTCACGCTGGTGGATCCGCCGATTCTGACGCCGTCCTCCTGCGAAGGGACGACGAACCTGTTCCATACGAAATATTTTGACGAGGACGCGTATTTGACCCAAAGCGGCCAGCTGTACATGGAAGCCGCGGCGATGGCGCTCGGCAAGGTGTATTCGTTCGGACCGACGTTCCGCGCGGAGAAGTCGAAGACGCGCCGCCATTTAATCGAGTTCTGGATGATTGAGCCGGAAATGGCGTTCGTCGATCATGAAGAGAATCTGCGCGTGCAGGAGCAGTTCGTTTCCTTCGTCGTGCAGAACGTGCTCGCGAACTGCCGCAAAGAGCTGGAAACGATCGGACGCGACATCAGCAAGCTGGAGGCGATTCAAGCGCCGTTCCCGCGCATCACGTACGACGAGGCAATCGCATTCTTGCAGGAGCAGGGACAAGAAATCCAATGGGGCGAAGATTTCGGAGCGCCGCATGAAACGGCCATTGCCGAGAAATACGACCGTCCGGTATTCATTACGCATTACCCGGCGTCGTTCAAAGCCTTCTATATGAAGCCGGATCCGAACCGTCCGGAAGTCGTGCTGTGCGCCGATATGATCGCGCCGGAGGGCTACGGGGAAATCATCGGCGGCTCGCAGCGGATCGACGATCCGGAGCTGCTCGCGGAACGTTTCTCGGAGCATGAGCTGTCGACGGAAGCGTACCAATGGTACCTCGATCTTCGCAAGTACGGTACCGTGCCGCATTCCGGCTTCGGACTCGGCTTGGAGCGGACGGTCGCTTGGATCTGCGGACTTGACCATGTGCGGGAGACGATTCCGTTCCCTCGCATGCTGTATCGCTTATACCCATAA
- a CDS encoding glucosaminidase domain-containing protein, producing the protein MDKPSFYAMLGPIARQLYAEGSSIFPSVRLAQSWLETGGKIPAWNNLGGYKAGGGAPNGFWKGEVVNKSTWEWMDGRRVDLVAVFRAYDTVGDFYKDQDILYGRSRYLAVRNAATPVEQARMLQASGYASAPDYAATIIAIINADHLTNYDTQVEEGEPMTAEEKQAFDALQAAVKQLTSDNEALKAELAGQNNALLALRQRAAKLEGLHAIADIPAWAKDAIDEAVSANLVDTPKGGSYDFYRIMSVLHRANLL; encoded by the coding sequence GTGGACAAACCGTCGTTTTACGCGATGCTTGGACCGATTGCGAGGCAGCTTTACGCCGAAGGCTCTTCCATCTTTCCTTCCGTCCGGTTGGCGCAGAGTTGGCTGGAAACCGGCGGAAAAATTCCGGCGTGGAACAATTTGGGCGGCTATAAAGCGGGCGGCGGCGCGCCGAACGGGTTTTGGAAAGGGGAAGTCGTGAATAAAAGCACCTGGGAGTGGATGGACGGGCGGCGTGTAGACCTCGTTGCGGTTTTCCGCGCCTATGACACCGTCGGCGATTTCTATAAGGACCAGGACATTTTGTACGGGCGAAGTCGGTATTTGGCTGTGCGGAATGCGGCGACTCCAGTCGAGCAGGCGCGCATGCTGCAAGCCAGCGGTTATGCGAGCGCGCCGGATTATGCGGCGACAATAATTGCGATTATCAATGCCGATCATTTAACGAACTACGATACGCAAGTAGAGGAGGGGGAGCCGATGACGGCGGAAGAGAAGCAGGCATTCGATGCGCTCCAAGCGGCGGTGAAGCAGCTGACATCCGATAATGAGGCGTTGAAGGCCGAGCTTGCCGGGCAAAATAACGCACTGCTCGCGCTGCGGCAGCGTGCCGCGAAGCTCGAAGGGCTTCATGCTATAGCGGACATTCCTGCATGGGCGAAGGATGCGATCGACGAGGCTGTGAGTGCGAATCTGGTCGATACGCCTAAAGGCGGAAGCTATGATTTCTACCGGATCATGTCCGTGCTGCACCGTGCAAATTTGCTGTAG
- the rfbG gene encoding CDP-glucose 4,6-dehydratase: MTEGTFWAGKRVLITGHTGFMGSWLTVWLERLGAVVTGYSGGLAAGASMYRLCGLEAHVPWIRGDIRDTSRLMTALQQAKPEIVFHLAGASAPASIDEPPSLAELFDVEVVGTAALLDAVRLVSGDVPICAVVVMTSDDCYASRPWTAGLRESDPLGGDTPAAASKACAELAVAAFRRAFFAGGAGMPAVATVRAGHLIGGGDFAAGRLVPDCVRAVSQGRAPQLPAAGPGEARPWLHVLEALAGCLALAQRLFPPGGDSFAEAWNVGPRAGDARTPAWLAEALCAGLGSHWAAPAPADGGAAGAGAGERGRQPFAAPVLDAGKAAERLAWHARLDARQAVALTAEWYAAWMKGLPLREATVAQIARYERLLAGED, translated from the coding sequence ATGACGGAAGGCACGTTCTGGGCAGGGAAACGGGTGTTGATTACAGGGCATACCGGCTTTATGGGCAGCTGGCTGACGGTATGGCTCGAACGGCTGGGCGCCGTGGTGACTGGCTACAGCGGGGGACTGGCGGCGGGCGCTTCGATGTATAGGCTGTGCGGGCTCGAGGCCCATGTGCCTTGGATTCGCGGCGATATCCGCGACACTTCTCGTTTGATGACGGCATTGCAGCAGGCAAAGCCGGAAATCGTATTTCATTTGGCGGGCGCGTCGGCGCCTGCATCGATAGATGAGCCGCCGTCACTGGCGGAGCTGTTTGATGTGGAGGTCGTCGGCACCGCCGCGCTGCTGGATGCGGTACGGCTTGTCAGCGGCGACGTGCCGATCTGCGCGGTCGTCGTCATGACTTCGGACGATTGCTATGCGTCCCGGCCTTGGACGGCCGGCCTGCGCGAAAGCGATCCGCTTGGCGGCGATACGCCCGCCGCCGCGAGCAAAGCGTGCGCGGAGCTGGCTGTCGCCGCGTTCCGGCGCGCGTTCTTTGCCGGCGGCGCCGGCATGCCCGCGGTCGCGACGGTCCGCGCGGGCCATTTGATCGGCGGCGGCGATTTTGCGGCCGGCCGCCTTGTGCCTGACTGCGTGCGCGCCGTGTCGCAGGGGCGCGCCCCGCAGCTGCCAGCCGCCGGGCCGGGCGAGGCCAGGCCGTGGCTGCACGTGCTCGAAGCGCTCGCTGGCTGCCTCGCGCTCGCGCAGCGATTGTTCCCGCCCGGCGGCGACAGCTTCGCCGAGGCGTGGAACGTGGGTCCGCGCGCTGGCGATGCGCGGACGCCGGCGTGGCTGGCCGAGGCGCTGTGCGCTGGCCTCGGCAGCCATTGGGCCGCGCCCGCGCCGGCGGACGGCGGAGCCGCCGGCGCGGGCGCGGGAGAGCGGGGGCGCCAGCCGTTCGCGGCGCCCGTGCTCGATGCCGGCAAGGCCGCGGAGCGCCTTGCCTGGCATGCGCGGCTGGATGCGCGCCAGGCTGTCGCGCTGACCGCCGAGTGGTACGCGGCGTGGATGAAAGGGCTGCCCTTGCGCGAAGCGACCGTCGCGCAAATCGCGCGGTATGAGCGCTTGCTGGCCGGCGAGGACTAA